In a single window of the Raphanus sativus cultivar WK10039 chromosome 9, ASM80110v3, whole genome shotgun sequence genome:
- the LOC108825860 gene encoding protein S40-6 translates to MARGRNPTAMNRSDRYLGSYSYGDSQRTSLNDELELAEEDIWSPAVIHNTETEDSYGGGWNLRASSIKSGRVGGLSLTFKSSSNAPSSSPMLVQQIHGGVGEGGGKMMRSLASSAPVNVPDWSKIYRVNLVESTHELDDDDEEEESGVMPPHEYLAKSQARRSRKMGGSGASLLEGVGRTLKGRELRRVRDAIWSQTGFYG, encoded by the coding sequence ATGGCAAGAGGTCGTAATCCGACGGCGATGAACCGGAGCGATCGATACCTTGGAAGCTACAGTTACGGTGACAGTCAGAGAACTTCCCTCAACGACGAACTAGAACTCGCCGAGGAAGACATCTGGTCACCGGCAGTCATTCACAACACGGAGACAGAAGATTCATACGGCGGCGGGTGGAACTTACGTGCTAGCTCGATAAAAAGTGGGCGCGTGGGAGGACTCTCGCTGACTTTCAAGAGCTCTTCAAACGCGCCGTCGTCATCTCCGATGCTCGTGCAGCAGATCCACGGCGGAGTAGGTGAAGGAGGAGGAAAAATGATGCGGAGTTTGGCGTCTTCAGCGCCGGTTAACGTGCCGGATTGGAGTAAGATATACCGAGTCAACTTGGTTGAGTCGACACACGAGCTGGACGATGATGACGAGGAGGAGGAATCAGGGGTGATGCCGCCGCATGAGTACCTTGCTAAGAGTCAAGCACGGCGGAGCAGGAAAATGGGAGGCAGTGGGGCGTCGTTGTTGGAGGGTGTTGGAAGGACTCTCAAAGGCAGGGAACTAAGGCGTGTTCGTGATGCAATTTGGAGCCAAACAGGGTTCTACGGCTaa
- the LOC108823289 gene encoding uncharacterized GPI-anchored protein At1g61900, with the protein MTRRAEFKLGFFVVLQFMSLLSLCSSEEWLPEISPDTSPQPFLPFIAPSPMVPYINTTIPKLSGLCSLNFTASEGLIQTTSHNCWTVFAPLLANVMCCPQLDATLTIILGKASEETGLLALNRTQSKHCLSDLEQILVGRGGSGELGRICSLRSSNLTASSCPVIDVDEFESAVDTSKLLLACERVDPVKECCEQACQNAILDAATNITVKASEPLMDNSDRISDCKNVVHRWLATKLNPSQAKATLRGLANCKINRVCPLVFPHMRHISGNCSNELSNQTSCCRAMESYVSHLQKQSLITNLQALDCATSLGTKLQKLNITKNVFTACHISLKDFSLQVGNQESGCLLPSLPSDAIFDQDTGISFTCDLNDNIPAPWPSSSQSSASTCKKPVRIPALPAAASSQPSLYNEEVKRLVVFVLSMVLVMLLS; encoded by the exons ATGACGAGAAGGGCGGAGTTCAAGCTAGGTTTCTTCGTGGTTCTTCAATTCATGTCTCTGCTATCTCTTT GTTCATCTGAGGAGTGGTTACCTGAGATATCACCAGATACTTCTCCACAACCATTCCTTCCCTTCATTGCACCTTCTCCTATGGTTCCTTACATCAACACCACCATCCCCAAACTCTCAGGCCTTTGCTCGCTTAATTTCACTGCTTCCGAGGGTTTGATTCAGACGACATCACACAACTGCTGGACCGTCTTCGCTCCACTGTTAGCCAACGTCATGTGCTGTCCTCAGCTAGACGCTACTCTCACCATCATCCTCGGCAAAGCTAGCGAAGAGACCGGTCTCCTTGCACTAAACAGAACTCAGTCTAAGCACTGTCTCTCGGATTTAGAGCAGATCTTGGTGGGCAGAGGCGGTTCCGGCGAGCTCGGGAGGATATGTTCGCTTCGCTCGTCGAATCTCACCGCTTCTTCCTGCCCTGTGATCGACGTGGATGAGTTCGAAAGCGCGGTGGATACGTCTAAGCTTCTTTTGGCTTGCGAGAGAGTTGATCCTGTCAAGGAGTGTTGCGAGCAGGCTTGCCAAAACGCCATACTCGACGCAGCTACGAATATTACTGTGAAAGCATCTGAGCCTTTGATGGATAACTCGGATAGGATCAGTGATTGCAAGAACGTAGTTCACCGTTGGCTCGCTACTAAACTGAACCCTTCTCAGGCTAAGGCAACTCTCAGAGGTTTAGCAAACTGTAAAATCAATAGAG TTTGTCCTCTTGTGTTTCCGCACATGAGACACATCAGTGGTAACTGCAGCAACGAGTTGAGTAACCAAACGAGTTGCTGCCGGGCAATGGAGAGCTACGTGTCTCATCTGCAGAAGCAATCGCTTATAACTAACTTGCAAGCCTTGGATTGCGCAACCTCTCTTGGGACAAAGCTTCAGAAGCTAAACATCACTAAGAATGTCTTCACTGCTTGTCATATAAGTCTCAAAGACTTCTCCCTTCAAG TTGGTAACCAAG aATCTGGTTGTCTATTACCAAGCTTACCATCCGATGCTATATTCGATCAAGACACTGGAATAAGCTTCACTTGTGATCTCAATGACAACATTCCAGCCCCATGGCCTTCTTCTTCTCAATCCTCAGCCTCTACCTGTAAAAAAC CTGTTAGAATCCCTGCTCTTCCTGCTGCAGCCTCCTCCCAACCCA GTCTGTACAATGAGGAAGTGAAACGTTTGGTGGTCTTTGTATTGTCTATGGTTCTTGTGATGCTTCTGTCATGA